The genome window CCCGACGAGCAGTCGGAGGCCGACCTCCTCATTCCCGTCGAGGACTACCTCGGCGCCGGCGTCCACATCGGGACCCAGCAGAAGACCCAGGACATGGAGCGGTTCATCCACCGCGTCCGGACCGACGGGCTCTACGTGCTGGACGTCTCGATGACCGACGAGCGCATCCGCACCGCCGCGGACTTCCTGGCCAACTACGAGCCGGAGCAGATTCTGGCCGCGTCGTCGCGCCAGTACGGCCGGTTCCCGGCCGAGAAGTTCGCCGAAGCCATCGGCGCACGCGTCCGCACCGGCCGGTTCATCCCCGGCACGCTGACCAACCCCGACTACGACGGCTACATCGAGCCCGACATCGTGGTCGTCACCGACCCCATCGGCGACGCCCAGGCCGTCAAGGAGGCCATCACGGTCGGCATCCCGGTCATCGCGATGTGTGACT of Haloarcula sp. DT43 contains these proteins:
- the rpsB gene encoding 30S ribosomal protein S2; amino-acid sequence: MSGNEKEGLDASDSDFDPSEEDDEAVDAETETEAEQPADDAEEATEAEPTAEDEEATDEAAGPQLDEDVMPDEQSEADLLIPVEDYLGAGVHIGTQQKTQDMERFIHRVRTDGLYVLDVSMTDERIRTAADFLANYEPEQILAASSRQYGRFPAEKFAEAIGARVRTGRFIPGTLTNPDYDGYIEPDIVVVTDPIGDAQAVKEAITVGIPVIAMCDSNNTTSNVDLVVPTNNKGRKALSVVYWLLANETLDRRGAEPTYGLDDFESDI